In Planctobacterium marinum, the DNA window TCGAAATCAGAAGCGTTGAAGTTTTTGCAAATCTGGATCACGCCAGATGTAACAGGCACTAAGCCGGGTTATCAGCAAAAGGCATTTAATCAATCGGGTCATACCCAATTGATTTTGTCACCTGATGGTGCCGATGGCAGTTTGGTGATCAAACAACAGGCTTGGTTAACCCGAGTGCGATTATCTCAAGGCGAGTCGTTAGATTTCACCTTGAATCGAACGCAGAACAGTTACGTGCAACTGGTTAGAGGCGAAGTCGTAATTAACGGGCAAACAATGCATCCCGGAGATGGTTTAAAGCTGCGTGACGAAAAGGATATTCAGGTATTGGCTAATTCAGATGATGTGGAGTTTCTGCTATTTGAGGTATAGATCTTACGTTAGCTGAAAAACCTATGTTGGACTGAAGTCCAACCCACATGAGCCAGCATTTCATGCGAATAATTTTATGTGTACGCAGAAAAGCAAAAGAGCGGAATATTCCGCTCTTTTTCATTCCCAAAATGTCGTCGTTCAGGGGTACCCAGAACCGTATAGTTCAGGGCGGAAGCATCGTTGCTACCGTAGGCTTCATGGTACTAGCCAGGCTTGCTCAATAGTAACAAAGTCAACTTCCTTAGATGTTAGCATCGGCTCGGGACATAACTGAACTAACAAACATCTCAGGAGTTTTTAGTTTAAAAGGAAATGGCGCGTTTTACAAAGGGGTTTGGGTTTGTTTGCGCAGTTTTCGTGCAAGCAATTGTAACTAAGGCCGTTTTTCTTTGAGGAATTGTGAAGCTTTGCTGGCGGCATCGGCAATCGCTGAGCCACCTGTGCGTTTGTTCAACTCTTTTTGGGGGGGATTTACCATGGCAGCAGCCTGACTTTCCGCTAAATGTTTAGCCGCTGCTTTGTCTTTTTCCTGCTGTTCTACAATGGAACGGCATAAATTTAACGCGGTCATCATAATGATGTCTTCGCGGTTAGTGAGCCCGGAGCCTTTTTTGGTAGCCTGCAGTTGCTGGTTTAACAAGTCTTCAGTTTGCTTCAGAACGGTTTCTTCACCCGATGGACAGCGCACCTTGTACTGGCGCCCAAAGAGGTTAATAAACTGCGTTTTGGATACTGTCATTGTTATTGTTCTGCCCGGAAAACCGTTTGTTTTTTAGATCTTGTTAATTTGATTGTGGATTATCGCATTAGTCTTTGCAACCTAATCAATTTACCACTTATTTCAAACACTATATGCGTTATGAAATCGCAATTTTCAATGGTAGGATATAAGCAAATAACGAAGTGGATTTGTTTTGTCAGACAAAGAGTTAAGTTTTGAACAAATAGCCAATGAATTGTTGGCTAATAAAGTGAGCAGTGATCCGGCTGAATTACACGGCATTTTGTGTGGCATGGTATCTGGTGGAATGAGTCTGGATAACCAGGACTGGATCAATAGTCTGTCGGATTTCATCAATACTGGCGAAAAATTTCCTGCCGAAATAGAAACCCTGATCTTTCAGGTGTTCGAAGCCTCTTGCACGCAATTGTTGGACGGCGAGTTTTCTTTTCAGTTGTTGTTACCCGAAGATGCTGCCCCCATTAGCGAACGAGCACAGAGCTTGATCTCGTGGGTGCAGGGTTTCTTATTGGGATTTGGCGTGCAACAGGAAGGGCAACATAGCTTGTCTGACGAAGTTAAAGAGGCCTTAAGCGACTTTGCTGAAATCGCTCGTATGGAAAGTGATATGCCAGAGTCGGAAGAGTCAGAACAAGCACTATTCGAAGTGGAAGAATATGTGCGCATCTCAGCTATGCTGTGTTTTGGCGAATTGGGCAAAACCGGTGAAACCGACCTCTCTTCCTTTAGAACCATTCATTAATACGCTGTTATGATAAGCAAAAGCGAACTGTTAAGCCGTCGACAAGCTTTGGTGGCGCAATTGCCCGCCAATTCAGTTGTCATTTTACCCTCTGCGCAAGAAGTCACTCGCAGCAACGATACCGAGTATTTGTTTCGTCAAAATAGCTACTTCTGGTATTTCACTGGCTTTGCTGAGCCTGATGCCTGTTTGGTGTTGAGCAATCTGGAAGGCGAGTTTCAAGACTTTGTATTTTGTCGCGATAGCGATCGCCAGGCGGAAATCTGGCAAGGACGCAGGTTGGGAGTAGAGCAGGCCGCACAGACGCTGGGTATTGCAGAAAGCTATGACATCAGCGATTTACCAGAAGCTTTATTGTCCTTATTAGACGGCAGTGAACAGTTATATTTTTCCCTTGGCGATGACGCCGAAATGGAGCAAATGGTACTGAGTACGGTTGAAGCGCTGCGTAAAGCGCCGAAACAATCCAAAAAAGCACCAGTGGCCATTATTGAGCCCAAACCGCTAATGGATGAAATGCGCTTGTTTAAGTCTGAAGCTGAACTTGAAGTCATGCGTAAGGCGGCGGCCATTTCGGTCAGTGCACATAAAAGAGCTATGGCATTTTGTACTCCAGGCGTGATGGAATACCAATTAGAAGCGGAAATTCACCACGAGTTTGCTATGCAAGGAGCGCGTCAACCTGCCTACAATACTATTGTAGGAGCTGGCGATAACGCCTGTATATTGCATTATACAGAAAACAGCGATGTCATTGAGGATGGCGAATTGGTGCTCATTGATGCCGGTGCTGAGTTACAGGGCTATGCCGCGGATATTACCCGCACGTTTCCTGGTAGTGGCCGCTTTAGTGAAGAGCAAGAATTGCTCTACAACATTGTGCTGGCAGCACAGGAAATCGCGTTTAAGCACATTAAACCCGGCAATAGCCTCAAAGCTGCCGCCGATGCCGCAATTGAAGTGATCACCTCCGGTTTGGTGGAGCTTGGCTTGCTAACGGGTGAAGTGTTGGAAAATATTGCTGAGCAAAAACATCGGCAGTTTTACATGCACGGTCTTGGACATTGGTTGGGCCTGGATGTGCACGATGTGGGTGATTACAAGCGCAACGGGGAAGATCGGGCTTTCGAACCCGGTATGGTTTTAACCGTTGAGCCGGGCATTTACGTGGCACCAGACGCGGATGTCGATGCCCGTTGGCGCGGTATTGGTATTCGCATTGAAGATAATATTCTGGTAACAGAAACAGGCTTTGAGAACCTGACCCAAGGCTTGCCCAGAACCGTCGATGAAATTGAACAGTTTATGGCGCGCTCTTAAGAGGGGATCATGTCTGAAGTGACACCGCAGCAAACATTTGATTTGGTGATTTCCGGTGGCGGAGCGACTGGCTGGTCTTTGCTGTTGTCTCTGCAAACCATGCTACCTGCTGATAAACCCCTAAAAGTCGCGTTTATCGATAGTTTTGATCCCAATAAGGCGCAACCTCACCCGGGCTTTGACGCCCGAGCCTTAGCATTGTCAAAACAAACTTTGCAGTTTTTTAAAACAATGGGTATTGCCGACGATATTGCCAAGCGCGGCACAGCCATAAAAACCATACAGGTTAGTGATAAAGGTGCTGCTGGGCAAGTCCGACTGCATCACAGCGATTATCACGAAACAGAGCTGGGCATGGTGATGGAAGCTCAGGATTTGGGGGCCGTTTTACTGGAATGTGCTGAACGCAATTTACAAGAACAAGCCCTAAGTCATATTGAGCTTGTACGTTTGCAACCAGACAAAATTCAGTTAGCAGAAACCAGGCGAGACAGCATTCAGATAACCACGGAAAGTGGTCATCGCTTAACTACGCAGCTGCTGGTATTAGCGGAAGGCACGCAATCCAGCTCTAAAGCGTTTTTTAATATCGATGTAACCCAAAAAAACTATCAACAACACGCGATTATCGCCAATGTGGTGACAGAGCTACCACCCAATAACACCGCGTTTGAGCGCTTCACGGCATCTGGCCCCTTGGCTTTTTTACCTATGACAGAGCAGCGCAGCGGCGTTGTCTGGTCTGTGGCCTCTGCCGATGTTGAACAACTGCTGGCATTAGATGATGATAACTTTATCCAGCAATTACAAACTCAGTTTGGACAGCGCTTAGGCAAAATAATAAAGGTGGGTAAACGCCAGTCTTACCCGCTTAATTTGCTGAAAAGCGACGATAGTTTCAGTCACCGAGTAGTGTGCATTGGCAATGCAGCTCAAACGCTACACCCTATTGCGGGACAAGGATTTAATCTGGCGCTAAGGGATGCCTGGCAGTTGGCGAAATGCATTGCGAATACAGTGCAACAAAAGCAAGATATTGGTGCCTATCAAAGCCTTTGCCAGTTCAAGGCCGAGCGCAAGCAGGACCAGCAGCAAACGATTTTGTTAACCGACTCACTGGTACACCTGTTCTCCAACAACAATGCATTGTTGAGGGCTGGCAGAAACATCGGCTTATTGCTGATGAACAACAAACAAAAGTTAAAGGACGGTTTCGCTAGAATTGCCATGGGGCAGCGCAGCGGAGCACAGCTATGATGAAACAAAAAGATATCGTAATTGTCGGAGCCGGTATGGTGGGCTTAACCTGTGCTTTAGCGTTGGCGCCTTCCGGGTTAAAGGTTGCCGTCATTGATGCCGCTGAAAAAAGTGCCGCACCCGCTGGCGAGCCTGAGCTGCGGGTGAGCGCTGTCAGTAAAGCCAGCCAATCTATATTCGAAAACTTAGGCGTGTGGCAACACCTCAATACCCAACGTATCACGCCTTACACTGCAATGCAGGTGTGGGAGCAAGATAGTTTTGCCCGTATTGGTTTTAAAGCCGCTGATGTTTTTACCAATGATTTAGGCCATATCATCGAAAATCGCAATGTTACTGCGGCACTGACTCATGTGGTTGAGCGTACTGACAATGTCGAACTTATCACTGGCGTTAAGATTGACAAGTTATCGCTGGGACAAGGCACACAGGTATTACAGTTAGCCGATGGGGAGTTGTTGACCTGTCGTTTTGTTATCGGTGCCGATGGTGCCAACTCCATGGTGGGTAAAGTGGCCAATTTTGCCCAAACCTGGTGGGACTACGATCAAAAAGCCATTGTTGCAACGGTGCAAACTCAATTGCCTCATGAGTATACCGCCAGGCAGGTGTTTACTCCCCACGGTCCACTGGCATTACTGCCACTTTGGCAACCCGAACAATGCTCTATCGTTTGGTCGCAAAGTACCGACAAAGCCAACGAATTATTGAGCCTGGACGAGTCAGATTTCAACAAAGCCCTGGCAACCACCTTTGATATGCAGGCTGGCCAGATAAAACTGTGTTCAGCACGTCAGTGCTTTCCTTTAAAAATGCGTTATGCCAGACAGTGGTTGGGCGAGGGAGCTATGGTGATCGGAGATGCCGCCCATACCATACATCCGCTTGCCGGGCAGGGTGCTAACCTGGGGCTTCTGGATGCTGCCAGCGTTGCCGAACAGATTTGCCAGCTGGTGGAAGAGGATAAAGACTTTACGCAAGTGCGCTATTTGCGACCTGTAGAGCGCTGGCGCAAGGCCGAAGCGGCGAAGATGGTGGCCAGTATGGAGACCTTTAAACGTTTGTTTTCCGGTGAGCAGCCTTTGAAGAAGCTTATTCGTGGCGCCGGCATGTCGCTGGTTAATGAGATCACGCCACTAAAATCCGACATTATCAAGCAAGCCATGGGGATCTCTGGTAAGTTGCCAGAATTAGCTGTTAAAGCCTCTTAAACAGCTACGTTCTATGGCGCACTTTGAATAAGCTTCTCAATAAGCTTGATGCGGTGTCGATTCTCTTGAGAATCTGTCATGGCGATCACCAAGGGCTTTTTATACAAACTTGTTAAAAGCTCAATGCCTTCCAACGAGTGTTTTTCTGCAATGTAGCCCATGACCAATGGATCGGTAATGGCAAATTGATGCCGTCTGGCATGTAGCTTTTTGGCGAGTAATATCTCGTTGTCGGCGTAAAACACGTTATCTGGATAACGCCTTGCCGCTTGTGTAATGGACTCAGGGTAAACGTATGTGCGCACCAAGCCTACAGTTCCATCTTTAAACAGCGTTTCCACATCGGAGAAGCTGGCTTGAGTATTTTCCATTTTCAATACCGCCACTTCAGACCAGGCAATCGGAGGGGAAGCAATAAAGCCTTTTCTTACTTCTTCTGGCCAGGCGGGAAAATAGCCCAGATAGCCTGTTTCTGTGGCTTGCTTTTGCGCCCGGGACCATGGGTAAAACTCGACTAACAAAGTAATGCTTTGTTCGCCGAGTAATGATTTTAAGCGCTGAACGGCATTGCCCTCGTTTATCATTTCAGCACCTGAATAAGGTTGCCAGTTCAAGGAGGTAACAAACCAAGTTTCTTTCGCCGTGGCAAAGTGAGGAATGCTTATAAGTACGACTAAAAATAACCGGAAGGATTTAGTTTTTTTCCAAGCACTAACCATGATCAGCTCTTTTTAACATTTAATTAAAAGTGTAGCCGAGAGATGGAAATCACCCAAAAAAGTGACGAAAAATGCAATGATTAACTTCACAAAAATACAATTAAGATATTCAGCTCACTCTTTACCGGTTCATTTGCATTATTCCAGTTGCAAGTCGGTTTCCGAGAGACAATACTGAATAAAATCCTCTCGGAGCAGCACTATGAAAGTTACCTCATCGTTGAG includes these proteins:
- the pepP gene encoding Xaa-Pro aminopeptidase, which translates into the protein MISKSELLSRRQALVAQLPANSVVILPSAQEVTRSNDTEYLFRQNSYFWYFTGFAEPDACLVLSNLEGEFQDFVFCRDSDRQAEIWQGRRLGVEQAAQTLGIAESYDISDLPEALLSLLDGSEQLYFSLGDDAEMEQMVLSTVEALRKAPKQSKKAPVAIIEPKPLMDEMRLFKSEAELEVMRKAAAISVSAHKRAMAFCTPGVMEYQLEAEIHHEFAMQGARQPAYNTIVGAGDNACILHYTENSDVIEDGELVLIDAGAELQGYAADITRTFPGSGRFSEEQELLYNIVLAAQEIAFKHIKPGNSLKAAADAAIEVITSGLVELGLLTGEVLENIAEQKHRQFYMHGLGHWLGLDVHDVGDYKRNGEDRAFEPGMVLTVEPGIYVAPDADVDARWRGIGIRIEDNILVTETGFENLTQGLPRTVDEIEQFMARS
- a CDS encoding cell division protein ZapA, with product MTVSKTQFINLFGRQYKVRCPSGEETVLKQTEDLLNQQLQATKKGSGLTNREDIIMMTALNLCRSIVEQQEKDKAAAKHLAESQAAAMVNPPQKELNKRTGGSAIADAASKASQFLKEKRP
- a CDS encoding FAD-dependent oxidoreductase, whose product is MMKQKDIVIVGAGMVGLTCALALAPSGLKVAVIDAAEKSAAPAGEPELRVSAVSKASQSIFENLGVWQHLNTQRITPYTAMQVWEQDSFARIGFKAADVFTNDLGHIIENRNVTAALTHVVERTDNVELITGVKIDKLSLGQGTQVLQLADGELLTCRFVIGADGANSMVGKVANFAQTWWDYDQKAIVATVQTQLPHEYTARQVFTPHGPLALLPLWQPEQCSIVWSQSTDKANELLSLDESDFNKALATTFDMQAGQIKLCSARQCFPLKMRYARQWLGEGAMVIGDAAHTIHPLAGQGANLGLLDAASVAEQICQLVEEDKDFTQVRYLRPVERWRKAEAAKMVASMETFKRLFSGEQPLKKLIRGAGMSLVNEITPLKSDIIKQAMGISGKLPELAVKAS
- a CDS encoding pirin family protein, with protein sequence MMTYRPAQERGQANFGWLQSYHSFSFGSYYDPNHTGHGKLLVINDDYVEPGQGFGTHPHRNMEILSYVMEGTIAHKDSEGNEYHVPAGDFQLMSAGSGITHSEFNPSKSEALKFLQIWITPDVTGTKPGYQQKAFNQSGHTQLILSPDGADGSLVIKQQAWLTRVRLSQGESLDFTLNRTQNSYVQLVRGEVVINGQTMHPGDGLKLRDEKDIQVLANSDDVEFLLFEV
- the ubiH gene encoding 2-octaprenyl-6-methoxyphenyl hydroxylase, with the protein product MSEVTPQQTFDLVISGGGATGWSLLLSLQTMLPADKPLKVAFIDSFDPNKAQPHPGFDARALALSKQTLQFFKTMGIADDIAKRGTAIKTIQVSDKGAAGQVRLHHSDYHETELGMVMEAQDLGAVLLECAERNLQEQALSHIELVRLQPDKIQLAETRRDSIQITTESGHRLTTQLLVLAEGTQSSSKAFFNIDVTQKNYQQHAIIANVVTELPPNNTAFERFTASGPLAFLPMTEQRSGVVWSVASADVEQLLALDDDNFIQQLQTQFGQRLGKIIKVGKRQSYPLNLLKSDDSFSHRVVCIGNAAQTLHPIAGQGFNLALRDAWQLAKCIANTVQQKQDIGAYQSLCQFKAERKQDQQQTILLTDSLVHLFSNNNALLRAGRNIGLLLMNNKQKLKDGFARIAMGQRSGAQL
- a CDS encoding UPF0149 family protein, which encodes MSDKELSFEQIANELLANKVSSDPAELHGILCGMVSGGMSLDNQDWINSLSDFINTGEKFPAEIETLIFQVFEASCTQLLDGEFSFQLLLPEDAAPISERAQSLISWVQGFLLGFGVQQEGQHSLSDEVKEALSDFAEIARMESDMPESEESEQALFEVEEYVRISAMLCFGELGKTGETDLSSFRTIH